One part of the Sneathia vaginalis genome encodes these proteins:
- the rpoB gene encoding DNA-directed RNA polymerase subunit beta gives MSKLIERYSFGKIKERGQMPGFLDFQMDSYEDFLQAKVKPEDREVKGLEAIFREIFGEISHGDIQLRYSSYEIRDNEEPLNDELECKRRGKTFSGLLKVKFNLTNKDGEIPSEFVHFGEIPLMTEQGSFIINGAERVVVSQLHRAPGITFNKEVDMQTGKDLFVGKIIPYKGTWLEFEVDKKDILNVKIDRRKKVPATVFLKAIGFFHDNNEILDEFLEKKTIDLSEWYDYTTDETLSAIKSRIEGSFSREDKIDGNTGEFIVEIGQRITEGIIQSLIEAKESSIDIWEVKPEEIPLANSIQIDDTVDSDEAVIEIYRKLRPGDLVTLTSAKQLIIPMFTNVQRYDLANVGRYKINKRLKLSLPDTDVVLKKEDVVATINYLKKLIRGEGTTDDIDNLSNRRVRGVGELLAIQVKGGMIKLAKMAKEKMTTIQDIKALSVQSLLNTKPLNALILEFFGSGQLSQFMDQSNPLSELTHKRRISALGPGGLSRDRAGFEVRDVHNSHYGRICPIETPEGPNIGLIASLSTYGKVNKYGFIETPYVKVENGVADFNKIEYLAADEEVGLFIAQADTPVDDKGNLLTNPVCRYDDEIVTIDKHKVDLMDVSPQQLVSVSAGLIPFLEHDDANRALMGSNMQRQAVPLLKTEAPLVGTGLERKVAIDSGAVICSKTSGVVTAVDAKKIIVTDNEGKEHLYRLLNFEKSNQSMCLHQKPIVDIDEKVEKGQILADGPATCGGDLALGRNLLIAFIPWEGYNYEDAILISERLRKDDVLTSLHIEEFDIESRTTKLGDEEITREIPNVSEEAIRDLDENGIIRVGAYVKPDDILVGKVTPKGETEPPAEEKLLRAIFGDKAKDVRDTSLRLPHGVKGTVVEVLELSKENGDDLKAGVNKLIRIYVAEKRKITVGDKISGRHGNKGIVSRILPVEDMPHLEDGTPVDICLNPLGVPSRMNIGQVLEVHLGMALGKLKKHIATPVFDGATEEEVKEMLEKAGFNKTGKVKLIDGRTGKPFDSEITVGYMYILKLHHLVEDKMHARAIGPYSLVTQQPLGGKAQFGGQRLGEMEVWALEAYGASNVLQEMLTVKSDDINGRTKTYEAIVKGQPMPEADAPESFKVLMKEFQSLGLDINLYSADGEKIELDNNVDM, from the coding sequence ATGAGTAAACTGATAGAAAGATACAGTTTCGGTAAAATTAAAGAAAGAGGGCAAATGCCTGGATTTCTTGATTTTCAAATGGATTCTTATGAAGACTTCTTACAAGCAAAGGTTAAACCAGAAGATAGAGAAGTCAAAGGATTGGAAGCCATTTTTAGGGAAATATTTGGTGAAATTTCTCATGGGGATATACAACTAAGATATTCAAGTTATGAAATTCGTGATAATGAAGAACCATTAAATGATGAACTAGAATGTAAAAGAAGAGGTAAAACTTTTTCAGGGTTGTTAAAAGTTAAGTTTAATTTGACAAATAAGGATGGGGAAATACCATCAGAATTTGTGCATTTTGGTGAAATACCATTAATGACTGAACAAGGTTCATTTATTATCAATGGAGCAGAAAGAGTTGTAGTATCACAATTACATAGAGCACCAGGAATAACATTTAATAAAGAAGTAGATATGCAAACAGGTAAGGACTTATTTGTAGGTAAAATAATTCCATATAAAGGTACTTGGTTAGAATTTGAAGTAGACAAGAAAGATATTTTAAATGTAAAAATTGACAGAAGAAAGAAAGTTCCTGCAACAGTCTTCTTAAAAGCTATTGGATTTTTCCATGATAATAATGAAATATTAGATGAATTCTTAGAAAAAAAGACAATAGATTTAAGTGAATGGTATGACTATACTACTGATGAAACACTTAGTGCTATTAAATCAAGAATAGAAGGTTCATTCTCAAGAGAAGATAAGATAGATGGTAATACTGGTGAATTTATTGTAGAAATAGGTCAAAGAATTACTGAAGGTATCATACAAAGCTTAATAGAAGCAAAAGAAAGTTCAATTGATATTTGGGAAGTTAAGCCTGAAGAAATACCTTTAGCAAACTCAATACAAATAGATGATACAGTAGATTCAGATGAAGCAGTAATAGAAATATATAGAAAATTAAGACCAGGAGATCTTGTAACATTAACAAGTGCTAAGCAATTAATAATACCAATGTTTACTAATGTTCAAAGATATGATTTAGCTAATGTTGGTAGATACAAGATAAACAAGAGACTAAAATTATCATTACCTGATACAGATGTAGTCTTAAAGAAAGAAGATGTTGTTGCAACTATTAATTACCTTAAAAAGTTAATTAGAGGTGAAGGAACAACTGATGACATAGATAACTTATCAAATAGACGTGTTAGAGGTGTAGGAGAATTACTTGCTATACAAGTTAAAGGTGGAATGATTAAATTAGCTAAGATGGCTAAGGAAAAAATGACTACTATACAAGATATTAAAGCATTATCAGTACAAAGTCTATTAAACACAAAACCATTAAATGCATTAATATTAGAATTCTTTGGTAGTGGACAATTATCACAATTTATGGACCAATCAAATCCTTTAAGTGAATTGACACATAAAAGAAGAATATCAGCATTAGGTCCTGGAGGTTTATCAAGAGATAGAGCAGGATTCGAAGTTCGTGACGTACACAACTCACACTATGGTAGAATATGTCCAATAGAAACACCAGAAGGTCCTAATATCGGGCTTATAGCATCATTATCAACATACGGTAAGGTTAATAAGTATGGGTTTATAGAAACACCATATGTTAAGGTTGAAAATGGTGTTGCAGATTTTAATAAGATAGAATACTTAGCAGCTGATGAAGAAGTAGGATTATTCATAGCACAAGCCGATACACCAGTTGATGATAAGGGTAACCTATTAACTAATCCAGTTTGTAGATATGATGATGAAATAGTTACTATAGACAAACATAAGGTTGATTTAATGGACGTTTCTCCACAACAATTAGTATCTGTTTCTGCAGGATTAATACCATTCTTAGAACACGATGATGCCAACCGTGCGTTAATGGGATCAAATATGCAAAGACAAGCAGTACCTTTACTTAAAACAGAAGCCCCATTAGTTGGAACAGGACTAGAAAGAAAAGTTGCAATAGACTCTGGAGCTGTAATATGTTCTAAGACTAGTGGAGTTGTAACAGCAGTAGATGCTAAGAAGATAATAGTAACAGATAATGAAGGTAAAGAACATCTATATAGATTATTAAACTTTGAAAAATCAAACCAATCTATGTGCTTACACCAAAAACCTATAGTAGACATAGATGAAAAAGTTGAAAAAGGACAAATATTAGCAGATGGTCCAGCAACTTGTGGTGGAGATTTAGCTTTAGGTAGAAACCTATTAATAGCATTTATACCATGGGAAGGATACAACTATGAAGATGCTATTTTAATCTCAGAAAGATTAAGAAAAGACGATGTTTTAACATCATTACACATAGAAGAATTTGATATAGAATCAAGAACAACAAAATTAGGTGATGAAGAAATTACAAGAGAAATACCTAATGTATCAGAAGAAGCAATAAGAGATCTTGATGAAAACGGAATTATCCGTGTAGGAGCATATGTTAAACCAGATGACATCTTAGTTGGTAAAGTAACACCTAAGGGTGAAACAGAACCACCTGCAGAAGAAAAATTATTAAGAGCAATATTTGGTGATAAGGCAAAAGATGTTAGAGATACATCACTTAGATTACCTCATGGTGTAAAAGGAACTGTAGTAGAAGTTCTAGAATTATCAAAGGAAAATGGTGATGACTTAAAAGCTGGAGTTAACAAATTAATTAGAATATATGTAGCTGAAAAGAGAAAGATAACAGTTGGAGATAAGATATCAGGTAGACACGGTAACAAAGGTATAGTTTCAAGAATATTACCAGTAGAAGATATGCCACACTTAGAAGATGGGACTCCAGTTGATATTTGTTTAAATCCATTAGGGGTTCCATCACGTATGAATATAGGGCAAGTACTAGAAGTACACTTAGGTATGGCTTTAGGTAAATTGAAAAAACACATAGCAACACCAGTATTCGATGGAGCAACAGAAGAAGAAGTAAAAGAAATGCTTGAAAAAGCTGGATTTAATAAGACAGGTAAAGTTAAATTAATAGATGGAAGAACAGGTAAACCATTTGATAGTGAAATAACAGTTGGATATATGTACATATTAAAATTACACCATCTTGTAGAAGATAAAATGCATGCAAGAGCAATAGGACCATATTCATTAGTAACTCAACAACCATTAGGAGGAAAAGCACAATTCGGTGGACAAAGATTAGGAGAAATGGAAGTTTGGGCACTAGAAGCATATGGAGCATCAAATGTATTACAAGAAATGCTAACTGTTAAGTCTGATGATATTAATGGAAGAACAAAGACTTATGAAGCAATTGTAAAAGGTCAACCTATGCCTGAGGCTGATGCACCAGAATCATTCAAAGTACTTATGAAAGAATTCCAATCACTAGGATTAGATATTAATTTATACAGTGCTGATGGTGAAAAGATTGAATTAGACAATAATGTAGATATGTAA